In one window of Drosophila innubila isolate TH190305 chromosome 2L unlocalized genomic scaffold, UK_Dinn_1.0 4_B_2L, whole genome shotgun sequence DNA:
- the LOC117779688 gene encoding uncharacterized protein LOC117779688: MEKLKGNQEADTGNTNGNRNRNASPNARPNPNPFKRPMNALQKQWYRVLLARRVGFGQRPPQDEKEITYSDICHRRYVAAFRRYNERFRWEMSMHEQMQRCAIDAMRVHRTFAITTLWLPLHSKREINSTLETLEKVLTVKERRRLEEILKRGESLRTRR, encoded by the exons ATGGAAAAACTGAAAGGCAACCAAGAGGCAGACACTGGCAATACCAATGGCAATCGCAATAGAAATGCTAGTCCCAATGCCAggcccaatcccaatcccttCAAGCGGCCGATGAATGCGTTGCAGAAGCAATGGTATCGTGTACTGCTCGCCAGACGTGTGGGCTTCGGGCAAAGGCCTCCGCAGGATGAAAAGGAGATTACCTA CTCTGACATATGCCATAGACGCTATGTGGCCGCTTTCCGGCGCTACAATGAGCGTTTCCGCTGGGAAATGTCAATGCACGAGCAGATGCAACGTTGCGCCATCGACGCCATGCGCGTTCACAG AACTTTTGCCATAACGACCCTCTGGCTGCCATTGCATTCGAAGCGGGAAATCAACTCGACGCTGGAGACCCTCGAAAAGGTTTTGACAGTTAAGGAAAGACGACGCCTCGAGGAGATACTCAAACGTGGCGAATCTCTGCGAACGCGACGTTGA
- the LOC117780287 gene encoding uncharacterized protein LOC117780287, giving the protein MMRKSLLMSTLNAVEQVEFVFEQTLRTIDEINHRYNIVSGLKRKADKRQQSYESEILAAITEPTFTKISNRQKKRKKRKKCKKRTAKKSQTMETQKKKTEDQDIHKQKKFDDSFICRYDNRRYFDTESIVQMDWEEFGNDWNCSSENSDETDKNLCSGNTHYCSSCRCTTIYFNLTS; this is encoded by the coding sequence ATGATGAGAAAAAGTTTACTAATGAGCACGCTTAATGCTGTGGAGCAAGTGGAGTTTGTCTTCGAGCAGACACTGCGTACTATCGATGAGATAAATCATCGTTATAATATTGTCTCGGGTCTAAAGAGAAAAGCTGACAAGCGACAGCAGTCCTACGAATCGGAAATACTGGCGGCCATCACAGAGCCAACATTCACCAAGATCTCCAATCGCCAGAAGAAGCGTAAAAAGAGGAAGAAATGTAAAAAGAGAACTGCGAAAAAATCACAAACTATGGAGACCCAGAAAAAAAAGACTGAAGATCAGGATATACACAAGCAGAAAAAGTTTGATGACAGTTTCATTTGTAGATATGACAATAGAAGGTACTTTGACACAGAGTCCATTGTTCAAATGGACTGGGAAGAGTTTGGAAATGACTGGAATTGCAGCTCGGAGAACTCTGATGAAACAGACAAGAATCTTTGCTCCGGTAATACCCATTACTGTTCCTCATGTCGTTGtacaactatttattttaacttgacttcctaa